The DNA region TCTGATCCTTCTTACTCATATCACATTGAGTATTTCTCTGTGCATCCATAGCATTTTCTAGAAGTGCAACTTGAACGTAACCATcgttgacgagatcaagaacatcttgatCGCCGAACAACACATGCATCTGAATCGACCACTGATTCCAGTTCTTTTCATCGAACACTGGAAGCTTAGTATTCAGATTACCATTTCAGTTCATCTTTAACCTTGTGCAATACACTCAGATCTCACCAAAACACTAGTGTTTCCCAATCCCACAAAATCAAAAAAAATATGATTCTGTTACGATTTCAATCAAAATCTCAACACGAACTCAAGAaacaaaatcaatcacacaacgACTCACCGTTTACTTGTGTTTCCCTGTGTTTCTTTGTGGATCTGAATCGGAGCTCTAGATATCAATTTTTGGTGCAcaaggtgaagaagatgaagaagatgaagacGGGAGAAGATAGAGAAGAGATAATAAGAAACTTCCACTACTATGATAAAATGGTTACATCAAAATGATTGCAAACACACCGCACTACAATATTCAGTGGATACAACTGTTGACGGCTACAATactatatatacacaaataataatgTCACATAGGCGAAATTCTAAAATATTGAATTACCCTTCAACACATTACTGAATCACCTGTAAAGACTCTCCAACGTCATAAACAAATCTTAATCACTCTCAATGACTTTCCGTATTGCACTTTTTCGTTTGTCACTAAAAAAAAAGTATTATCTTAAAGATGAAGCATCGTAAGAGAAAATATCTGCCATCTAAGCAACAATGCAACTCCTGAAATGGATAATAAAAGCCTCCTATCTATGTATAAACGATTGGATAATGAAAATTGTCTCTTTTCAATGTAATACCGATGATGTTTGCTTGTAGAATTTCAACAAATAGATTGTGGACATTGGTGGAAGAGAATTTGTCATTTTTACTTTGGTTTCTTCCCTTCCAAATACAGTAGATGTTGTAAGTACACTCACATAATCTAGAATTCTAGTTAGAGTGGCCTTGCCTACCTAACATGTTGAAGACAGTACTGATTGTTGGATTGATCATACGGAGAAAAAAAATTAGAAAACAGTCCATTGAGAGCATTAAACTTTGTGTTGCTGTTAAAGAGGTAAACCTTGCAAATCAAGTTCATCACCAAGTTTCATGCATAGCTATAGACTCCATGTAGTGTTTGCATAGTTTTGGGAAAACTCTTGATATTTAGGCTCACCAAAACAAAATTCGCACGTGTCAAATAAGAGATTAAATCGTGCAACTTTCCAATGTATATGATGACGTGGTAAACCAAACAAACAAAGCCACTTTTTTTCACTTTTAGAATCACCATATATACCAACCCTTGTTCCTTCCACTATATATATTTACACTCTTACACCTCACTATTATAACAATTTACACTGTCATAATTATTAACTGAAGTTTCTATATCTGTGACTAGGTCTAAATCATCCTAGGTCATTCTTGTGATCTTGATGATGAAGGACAGTATATGTAATGTATTGCAGGGTTTGAAACCTTCGTTGTTAATGGTTATGGTTCAAATAGCATTTGCTGGTGTTAATATTCTCTACAAACTTGCTGTTAACGATGGCATGAACTTAAAAATCGTCGTTGCTTACCGTTTCATATTCTCAACCGCTTTCATAGCTCCACTTGCTTTCTTCATTGAAAGGTTCATCATCTCATCATCCTTAGTTTCATTCATATAATCAAATTTCATCTTTCAACCTATACATATATACGCATATATATTCATTTTCTAGGGTTTAATATATTTTATAATGTTGTTTTGAAGATTTAATGGAGTATGTATTTTGATGCATGATAATGAGAGTGAAACCCTAATTGTTTGATGCAGGAAGAAGAGGACAAAGATGACATGGAAGATACTGTTTCAGTCATTTCTGTGTGGTTTATTTGGGTATGTAACGTTCTAGCTATAACTCCTTAATTAACGTTTGAATGAGGTTTTTGTTTTGGTTCTGTTTGAATGGCGATTTGTACTGTCCACGTATATAAAGTATGTGTGACTAGTTCTTAACCATTCATTTGTGTTTCTAGTTGCTATCTTTACGTGTGTTTTCTAGAGTTACATCAATAAGCATATTGCCAAAAAAGATACAACCATTTTGCTTCTTTATGTTTCTTTTCATCATGCAACTTTTGTGTAGCTTATTTGAATAGGATTATAGAACTTTTTCATTCTAAAGATACATTTATGTATCTTGCATTGTTTTGTTAATCATAAGTTGAAAAGTTTGGTTTTATATTTTATGTCTTGGTATAGATCTTTTTGATAAAAATGTTAACATGTACACTAAAAAGAAACTAATATAAAAATATTTCTTTTAAAAGttgtgtatttttttttaacaaaTAATTAAATAGTAAAAAGTGATATATCAGATGCTCTAAAATGTATGTGTCAGTGTCGAATATAACATTTATAATCAagtttaatttatttttttataaaaatattaagTGAGTAAGGTTTTGATTTTTACTTGTAGTGGATCATTAGCTCAAAACTTCTACTTAGAAGCCTTGGCTTTAACTTCACCAACATTTGCATCAGCAATGGCCAACCTTATACCAGCTATAACCTTCATCATGGCGGTTTCCTTCGGGTAAGTAACCCTAATTTTTACTAAATATTATTTCTTTCCAAACaataaaattaatatatttttgGTGATATTTAATTtcagtatggaaaaattaaatTTGAGAACAAAAGCTGGAAAGGCAAAGATAATAGGTACAATGACTGGAATAAGTGGAGCAATGGTATTAACATTTGTGAAAGGTATTGAAATAAACATTGGTTCATTCCATTTAAACCTTTTGCATCACCAAAACGGTGTCGTATCAGCGCACTCACCACAAGCTACAATCTCCACTAGGAATACCATTTTGGGTTCTCTATGTGCTTTGGCTAGTAGCAGCTCTTATGCATTATGGCTCATTATTCATGTAAGtttatatattaattaattaaatataatagTTTTTGACAAACTAGAGATTTTGGCTGattgattaattaattaactaattaagTTTGTGTATGTAACAGGCAAAGATGAGTGAAAAATATCCAACACATTATTCAAGTACAGCATTGATGTCCTTTTGGGCTTCATTGCTTTCTATTGTGTTTGCTCTTTGTTTTGAGAGGGAGTTTAGTCAGTGGAAGTTGGGGTGGAATATTAGGTTACTAACTGTTGCTTATGCGGTATGATTATGATTAGTgttaattaattatatattattgttgGAGTTTATTTATTATATGATATATGTGAATTGATTGGTGCAGGGTATAGTGGTTTCTGGAGCAATGATTTGTGTTATTTCTTGGTGTGTACACATGAGAGGACCATTGTTTGCATCTGTTTTTAGTCCTTTGATGCTTGTTTGTGTGGCATTGGCTAGTTGTACATTGTTGAATGAGAAACTACACCTCGGAAGGTATGCGTTTATCATCGTTCGAGTTCGATTAAGATTAgatgattttgatttgaatttaatattttttgaattttagaaataaaaattaaatttgatTATTTAATTCATCTGATCAGTAATCAAAATCGTCTTTGAGGACGAATAAGATGAATTACTATCCATGATAGGCAATTTTTCATAGTTAAACCGTAATTAAATGATACCTTATGAAATATTTTTCACAGTTAAATTGTGATTAAATCAAAACTAAATATGATCTATATTTGTCATATTTAAAAATTTGAGACGACTCATGGGTTTGTTACTTTTGTTAATTTCAGCATTATTGGAGCAGTATTGATTGTATGTGGGTTATATGCTGTTGTATGGGGCAAAAGTAAAGAGATGAAGAAAAAGAATCAACTAGCTCCATCACAAAGTACTCATGAAATTGACCCAGTTGAAATTGTTGTGAAGCCTGTAGTAGAAGACAAAAGCAACCATAGTAACAACAATAGTCACAGTAGTAATTTACATGTTATTAGTGATAATGAAGATGAACATGTACAAAATCAAGCAAAAGAAGGGGTGTAGAAGAAATTTTACAGAATGAGTAATATTTATTTATTCACGCTTCTATGGATCGGCCCAAAAATGAGAACTTGCTATTTTAGTGGACCGGCCCAAAACTCTATTATTTGGCCTTATTTTGATTCTATAACTTTGAAATATTTCAGAGCATAACAAAATGTTTAAGGAACAAAACTAAGAAGAAAAAAAAGGGAAATACTTCAAAAGAACATGGAGTGTTTTAATTGATTATGTTAGAAATAGTTATTGAAATTTTAGTTAAATTCTTAGATTTATGTATCTTATGATTTGTTCTGCTACTAATAAACCGGTGTATAagatttttcttttctttttatccATTTTTGTACAATAAATTCTACAATAAATTCTATATGTAAAAATGAAACACTTAAAATACTATAAAGGCATAAAATTAtctaatattttaaaaaattcaataaaaatacATAAACTATCAGATATTTCAAAAAAAATCgataaaaatgcataaaattaGGTATCGATTTTTAAATAAGAAAAAATGCATGTAATCCAAAATCCGCATAAAAATCTGCCTGCAGGTAAAGCATTTCTACAACAAATTTCATAGacaaattatcaaacacttaaaatattattaaaaaaatatatcagATTTTTTTATAAATTCTTGTACCCCCACATATTATCGAATGTTTTGAAAAATCGTTAAAAATCGTCATTTCTATCTTAATATTTCCCTTTTCCCTTTTATATATTCTCACAACATCAGCCTCCTCGATATTTATAGTGATATGAATGTAATTAGGATTCAGGTACTAAAGGCAAGTTGTAAGCTCATCAAACTCAACAGATTTAAAAGGAATATCTCGTTTGATAATTAGTCGAGCACACATTTCACGAGATATCAAATTATCAACCTTTAAAGATTTTAGCTTTCCTTGTATGTCTAACATTATTTAACCAACATCTCCAAAATTACCTTTATTATAAACTTCAAGATGACGTTTTAGAGAACATGTCTCATATCCTTTTCCTCCAAATAAATATGATGAACCACATGCATTGCATTTTGCTTTTTTTCTTCCCTCACTATCCAACCCTTCTATCATAGTAAAAAACTTCCAAACCTGGGATTTTTGCTTTCTCTTAGTGTTCTTTATTTTACTAGGTTCCCCTAACACATTAGATTCACCAACTCACAATCTTATTCAACAGTTAGATCCAAATTTACATTATCACTCCCATCAATTGGAACTAAGAAATCCATATCCAAACTATGTCCTAAAACACAATAAACATTCAGACATGAGAAAAATAAAACTACTAATTAATATTCTATATACAAGATGACCTTGCAAAATTTTAAATACAAGCttaccacaaaggaaaataaaGCTACTAATTAATCTTCTATAAACCATAATCATATACTGTATTAAAAACTAAACTTTTTGTTAGCTTAATTTTTTGTATCGTGTAAAGTTTATAATATAGTATATGATTGTGTGATTAAGGCTACTAATTTTCCATTTTCCATATTTATAATTCACAGTTAGCTAATGAACAAATAATTGAAGAAAATAGATAAAAACTAAACTCTAATACATCTAATTATCAACACACACAACGACACAATATATTAATTACATCAAAGAATTCCCTCTTAGAAATCTAATACAAGCTGACCTTGCAAAGTTTTGAATATAAGCttaccacaaaggaaaataaaGCTACTAGTTAATCTTCTATAAACCACAATCACATATTGTATTAAAAATTAAACTTTTTGTTAGCTTAAATTTTTGTATCGTGCAAAGTTTATAATACACTATGTGATTGTGTGTTTAATGCTACTAATTTCCCATTTTCCATATTTATAATTCACAGTTAGCTAATGAACAAGCAATGGAAGAAAATAGATAAAAACTAACCTCCAATACATCTAATTATCAATACACACAATGATACAATACATTAATTACATAAAATAATTCCCTCTTAGAAACCTAATACAAGTTGACCTTGCAAAGTCTTGAATACAAGCttaccacaaaggaaaataaaGCTACTAATTAATCTTCTATAAACCACAATCACATACTGTATTAAAAACTAAACTTTTTGTTAACTTCAATTTTTATATCGTTCAAAGTTTATAATACAATATGTGATTTGGTGATTAATGCTACTAATTTTCCATTTTGCATATTTATAATTCACAGTTAGTTAATGAACAAACAATGGAAGAAAATAGATAAAAACTAAATTCCAATACATCTAATTATCAAGACACACAACGATACAATACATTAATTACATTAAAGAATTTCGTCTTAGAAATCTAATACATGACATAACTAGGAACTGGAACAAATGAAAACAGGTTTAGCATTAATCACACATTCAGTTGTTAAACTAATTAAGGCAAACCTTAACTTAACTTAATCATTTCGAAATGATCAAAATTTTAGCACTATGAATAAATAAGAATTCAACGATGTAAAATATGAGCTTATGAAGAGTTTAGAAATTCCAATTGATAAAATGAATGAGTGTGATGTGTTAATTATAAAGCATGTAAGCTACAAAAGTGAATAGGAAAACACAATAATAATGTATAGTAACAGTTGAAGATATAGAAATTTAGTTACTTTAGGTTAAGGTTGTAGAGAAGAATGATGAAGTTGTGTTGTGAATGTGGAAACAAGGAGCATATCTGCTTGTGAATGTTGTGAATGTGGAACATACCTCTAGTTGTCCAACAAGAAGCAGATCTaagagaaagagcaagatgctATCTCTGCATTGTGTATATACGTCACAGAGATAGTGAGATTTGAATTTAAATATGTTGGTACTTAATTGGTAGCGTGTAAGCAAAGAGGTTTCACATGTTTAGGGTAAATTCAATAGTACCACTATTTAATTTGGCTCACATGTT from Lathyrus oleraceus cultivar Zhongwan6 chromosome 1, CAAS_Psat_ZW6_1.0, whole genome shotgun sequence includes:
- the LOC127115922 gene encoding WAT1-related protein At1g25270; translation: MMKDSICNVLQGLKPSLLMVMVQIAFAGVNILYKLAVNDGMNLKIVVAYRFIFSTAFIAPLAFFIERKKRTKMTWKILFQSFLCGLFGGSLAQNFYLEALALTSPTFASAMANLIPAITFIMAVSFGMEKLNLRTKAGKAKIIGTMTGISGAMVLTFVKGIEINIGSFHLNLLHHQNGVVSAHSPQATISTRNTILGSLCALASSSSYALWLIIHAKMSEKYPTHYSSTALMSFWASLLSIVFALCFEREFSQWKLGWNIRLLTVAYAGIVVSGAMICVISWCVHMRGPLFASVFSPLMLVCVALASCTLLNEKLHLGSIIGAVLIVCGLYAVVWGKSKEMKKKNQLAPSQSTHEIDPVEIVVKPVVEDKSNHSNNNSHSSNLHVISDNEDEHVQNQAKEGV